A window of Malania oleifera isolate guangnan ecotype guangnan chromosome 5, ASM2987363v1, whole genome shotgun sequence contains these coding sequences:
- the LOC131155518 gene encoding FCS-Like Zinc finger 8-like, producing the protein MLRNRTRAVTGKQAVMQDHSSRTSPTQNYTTPNSPFFASPRLFRNFKAKNPSDRSEAMMSPTSILDTKPVFPPLGNPFLYDKPQSKLPEASSETKHFMEKLDSRGIGLALVHSLDDEEVKDDSPKPRSKKVLFGSHLKIQIPPLRSFALSPTESPISPADFGIKTRNSQIGSVSPFGTANSHTQTKESPAAVTGFLTVSEMEHSEDYTCVISHGPNPKTTHIFDDCVVQSCYGEISVSTMKNQSHFPALKKESHSFSDKINSPSHSFLSFCHTCKRYLGQEKDIFMYRGEKAFCSRKCRYQELVFDGVEDCELDDAFRTCS; encoded by the exons ATGCTGAGGAATAGGACAAGAGCAGTGACAGGCAAACAAGCTGTAATGCAAGATCACAGCTCTCGAACATCACCAACCCAAAATTACACAACACCCAATTCACCTTTCTTTGCTTCCCCGAGGCTTTTCAGAAATTTTAAAGCGAAAAATCCTTCTGATCGCAGCGAAGCCATGATGAGCCCAACTTCAATTCTCGACACTAAACCTGTATTCCCCCCTCTTGGAAACCCATTTTTGTATGATAAACCCCAGTCCAAACTCCCCGAAGCATCTTCAGAAACCAAACACTTTATGGAAAAATTAGACTCCAGAGGAATTGGTCTTGCCCTCGTTCATTCCCTCGATGATGAAGAAGTCAAAGACGATTCTCCAAAACCCAGAAGCAAAAAGGTTCTGTTTGGATCACACCTCAAAATTCAAATCCCCCCTCTTCGATCCTTCGCACTTTCTCCCACCGAGTCCCCCATATCCCCGGCAGATTTTGGGATCAAGACCCGCAATTCGCAAATCGGTTCTGTATCACCATTTGGGACCGCAAATTCCCACACCCAAACGAAGGAATCCCCCGCGGCTGTCACTGGGTTTCTCACTGTGAGTGAGATGGAGCATTCTGAGGATTACACATGTGTGATCTCCCATGGACCCAACCCCAAAACCACTCATATATTCGATGACTGCGTTGTGCAGAGCTGCTATGGTGAAATTTCCGTCTCTACAATGAAGAACCAGAGTCATTTTCCTGCATTGAAGAAAGAGAGCCATTCTTTCTCAGATAAAATTAACTCTCCATCTCATAGTTTTCTTAGCTTCTGCCACACTTGCAAGAGGTACCTTGGGCAGGAGAAAGACATCTTCATGTACAG AGGGGAGAAAGCATTTTGCAGTCGAAAATGTCGCTACCAAGAACTGGTATTTGATGGAGTGGAAGATTGTGAACTGGACGATGCTTTCAGAACCTGTTCTTGA